The following proteins are co-located in the Solenopsis invicta isolate M01_SB chromosome 7, UNIL_Sinv_3.0, whole genome shotgun sequence genome:
- the LOC120358310 gene encoding putative nuclease HARBI1, with the protein MAVLKRLINFNVINVLENANIVFENRERFQRNDPFELNNLEFMRLFRLSKDMVQRVIDIVEEYSDPISRRSALDAEQKVFTALRFYAVGSYQLGIGCNGYIGVSQSSVSRCIRDVNIVLNHPNVFNEWVYFPRNLEELTTIRNAFYTEYGFPGVIGCIDCTHVAIFPPSKNNEMYPEHVYVNRKGYHSINTQLICDSRMKILNVNARYPGSCHDSFIWNHCNVLPVMQTLHARGHDNFYLIGDSSYALRPWLLTPLNDVQPATPEERYNQCFKRTRSIIERCKGLLKMRFRCLLKHRVLHYTPNVASKIINSCVVLHNMCVENNLPLPDDDYDLHMDFGMLNERSMEVEAAVGRLNSDLTKARVMQRRIIRNFFLN; encoded by the exons aTGGCGGTTTTAAaaaggttaattaattttaatgtaataaatgttttggaAAATGCAAACATTGTGTTTGAAAATAGAGAAAGATTTCAACGTAATGAtccatttgaattaaataatttggagTTTATGAGATTATTTCGTTTAAGTAAAGATATGGTACAAAGGGTAATTGACATAGTAGAGGAATATAGTGATCCAATTTCAAGAAGATCAGCATTAGATGCGGAACAAAAG gtaTTTACTGCTCTTAGATTTTATGCAGTTGGAAGTTATCAGTTAGGTATTGGATGCAATGGATATATTGGAGTTAGTCAATCCTCTGTGAGTCGTTGTATTCGAGATGTAAACATAGTACTCAATCACCCCAATGTGTTTAACGAATGGGTTTATTTTCCGAGGAATTTAGAAGAGCTTACGACCATACGTAATGC ATTTTACACAGAATATGGATTCCCAGGTGTCATAGGATGTATAGACTGTACTCATGTGGCTATATTTCCACCATCAAAGAACAATGAAATGTATCCAGAACATGTATATGTAAATCGAAAAGGATACCATTCCATAAATACACAGTTA atttgtgattcaagaatgaaaattttaaatgttaatgctCGATATCCTGGAAGTTGTCATGATAGTTTTATCTGGAATCATTGCAATGTTTTGCCAGTGATGCAAACTTTACATGCACGAGggcatgataatttttatttgatag GTGATTCAAGTTACGCGCTAAGACCATGGCTTCTAACTCCACTGAATGATGTTCAACCGGCTACTCCAGAAGAACGTTATAATCAATGTTTTAAAAGAACACGCTCAATTATTGAAAGATGCAAAGGATTATTAAAAATGCGCTTTCGTTGCTTGTTGAAGCACCGTGTACTTCATTATACTCCAAACGTggcttctaaaattataaattcatgtGTAGTTCTGCACAATATGtgtgtagaaaataatttacctCTTCCAGATGATGATTATGATTTACATATGGATTTTGGTATGTTGAATGAGAGATCAATGGAAGTTGAAGCTGCTGTAGGGCGTTTAAATTCTGATCTTACAAAAGCAAGAGTAATGCAACGCCGTATAATTA